The following DNA comes from Mucilaginibacter jinjuensis.
ATGGGCAAAGCACGCAATCACTTCAACTCGTTGATCCGCAGCGTGAAAAGATATTAGATGAGCGCGAACTGGATAAATCGTGGTACGGTTTGGCTTTCAGCAGTGACGAAAAGCATCTTTATGTATCAAGTGGTAACGACAATACCATTCTGAATTTTGAAATCAAAAATAATAAGCTAAGACCGGCAGATACTATCGTTCTTGGTGCGCCCTGGCCGAAAGCAAAGATTAGTCCGGCGGGTATTGTGCTTAACAAGGATAACAGTAAGTTATATACGGTTACGAAAGAAGACAGCAGCATTTATATTATCGATCTGAAAAAGAACAGCGTAATCAATAAAATCCAGCTACCTACTATCGCTTACAGTTGTGCTTTATCAGCCGATGAAAAAACACTTTACGTTTCTCTATGGGGTGGGCAGGACGTGGCCATGATGAATACCGAATCTGAAAGTATTACCGGGTTGATTAAAACCGGCAGTCATCCTAACGAACTACTGTTGAATAAAAAGGGAACGTTACTTTATGTGGCTAATGCGAATGATAATTCGGTTTCTATCATCAATACCTCAACCAATAAGGTAATTGAAACAATGTCAACTTCATTGTATCCAACTATTTTAACAGGTTCAACCACAAACGGATTGGCGCTATCTCCCAACGAAAAAACCTTATACATTGCCAATGCGGATAATAATTGCCTGGCTGTATTTGACGTAAGCGTACAGGGCAATAGCAAAAGCCAGGGTTTTATCCCGGTTGGCTGGTACCCTACCAGTGTTAAAGTACTGGGCAACAAATTAATGGTAAGTAATGGTAAAGGCGAAACTTCGCTGCCTAACCCGGAAGGCCCTCAGCCTATGTCGAAAGCCGACAATAGTGGTTACCAGACAGGTAGTACAGCAAATGCACAACTACAATACATTGCGGGCTTGTTTAAAGGCACACTGTCGTTTATTGAAGTTCCGAATGAGGAACAATTGAAAACTTACACTAAACAGGTTTACGCTAATACGCCATTTACAGATAAACGTACCGTTACCGCTGATGGCGAAGCTGGCAACCCAATCCCTCGTAAACAAGGTGAGAAATCGCCGATTAAGCATGTGTTCTATATCATCAAAGAAAACCGCACTTACGACCAGGTTTTGGGCGATATGAAAAAAGGTAATGGTGATAAATCTTTGTGCTTATTCGGCGAAGAGGTTACCCCGAACCACCATGCCCTTGCTGATGAGTATGTGCTGATGGATAACTTTTATGTTGATGCCGAAGTTAGTGCAGACGGTCACAATTGGAGCATGGCAGCCTATGCGAGCGATGTGGTTGAGAAAACCTGGCCTACCAGCTATGGTAAACGGGGTGGTACCGGCAATTACGAAGGTGGCCGCCCGGCAACTTACCCACGCGATGGTTTTATTTGGGATTATTGCAAACGTGCCGGTGTAACCTATCGCAGCTATGGCGAGTTTGGCGAGTATGACAGAACCGGACTAAAATCATTGAAAGGACACATGAGTCCGTTTTCGCCGGGTTTTGATCTCGATATTAAAGACCAGGTACGGGTAAATGCCTGGGAGCATGATTTTGATTCGCTGGTAACTATTAATGCTGTACCGCAATTAAGTACCATCCGTATTTCTAACGATCATACCAGCGGCCAAAAGAAAGGTAAGTACACTCCTATTGCAGCCGTTGGCGATAATGATTTGGCTATTGGTCGTTTTATAGAACACCTTTCTAATAGTCCGATATGGAACGAGTCAGTCGTATTTATTTTGGAGGACGACGCGCAGAATGGTCCCGATCATATTGATGCACACCGTTCGCCTGTGTTTGTAGCCGGGCCTTATGTAAAGCGCAATACGGTTGTGCATAGCATGTATTCTACTTCTGGGGTATTACGCACCATCGAATTGATTTTGGGCTTACCACCAATGAGTCAGTACGATGCTGCTGCGCTGCCACTTTACGAGTGCTTTACCAATAAAGCAGATTTAACCCCTTACAAATGTAAACCCGCCCGTGTTGATCTTAACCAACGCAATGTAACCGTAAATAAAAGCAGCAAAAGGTCTGAAACTTTTAACTTCTTAAAAGAAGATGCAGTGCCTGATCTGGAACTTAATGATGTGATCTGGAAATCTGTAAAAGGTGAAGATTCTGTAATGCCGGCACCAAGGCGCAGTGCGTTTGTAATACTGGAGAAGAAGAAAAAAGATGATGATGATTAAAGTGTAAACTAAGTTTTACGAATACGTTATCGCAGATAAACCCGTCAGTTTTCAAGCTTGTGTACTCATTATTAGGTATTTTGCCTCAGCCAAATAAAACCTATAAATGAAACATTTACTAATACTGGTAAGCAGTTTACTGTTTACCCTATCAGGTATGGCTGGCAACATATACAAAGTTGCCAGCCCCTCTGAATTTAAAAACGCTGCAGATAAAGCTGTTGCAGGTGATGAAATTGTGATTGCAAACGGTAATTACACCAACTGGGAATCGACAGTAAATACTAATGGAACAAGTACTAAGCCGGTTATCATTCGCGCGGAAACACCGGGGAAAGTAGTTTTTTCAGGCGATGTCAATAAACCGGTATTTCAACTTACAGGCACTTATACAGAAATATCGGGTTTA
Coding sequences within:
- a CDS encoding bifunctional YncE family protein/alkaline phosphatase family protein translates to MSFAVSATVAQLPGKIKQTGQILLPNGWKLSPSGRSIQLGDLPLNMQLSPSGKLLAITNNGQSTQSLQLVDPQREKILDERELDKSWYGLAFSSDEKHLYVSSGNDNTILNFEIKNNKLRPADTIVLGAPWPKAKISPAGIVLNKDNSKLYTVTKEDSSIYIIDLKKNSVINKIQLPTIAYSCALSADEKTLYVSLWGGQDVAMMNTESESITGLIKTGSHPNELLLNKKGTLLYVANANDNSVSIINTSTNKVIETMSTSLYPTILTGSTTNGLALSPNEKTLYIANADNNCLAVFDVSVQGNSKSQGFIPVGWYPTSVKVLGNKLMVSNGKGETSLPNPEGPQPMSKADNSGYQTGSTANAQLQYIAGLFKGTLSFIEVPNEEQLKTYTKQVYANTPFTDKRTVTADGEAGNPIPRKQGEKSPIKHVFYIIKENRTYDQVLGDMKKGNGDKSLCLFGEEVTPNHHALADEYVLMDNFYVDAEVSADGHNWSMAAYASDVVEKTWPTSYGKRGGTGNYEGGRPATYPRDGFIWDYCKRAGVTYRSYGEFGEYDRTGLKSLKGHMSPFSPGFDLDIKDQVRVNAWEHDFDSLVTINAVPQLSTIRISNDHTSGQKKGKYTPIAAVGDNDLAIGRFIEHLSNSPIWNESVVFILEDDAQNGPDHIDAHRSPVFVAGPYVKRNTVVHSMYSTSGVLRTIELILGLPPMSQYDAAALPLYECFTNKADLTPYKCKPARVDLNQRNVTVNKSSKRSETFNFLKEDAVPDLELNDVIWKSVKGEDSVMPAPRRSAFVILEKKKKDDDD